The Iamia majanohamensis genome window below encodes:
- a CDS encoding SDR family oxidoreductase, protein MTDRNRRFEEKVAVVTGAARGIGETYARRLAAEGAVVVVADIDEDGAGAVAEAIEADGGRALGVRVDVSDPDSAEAMATAAVEDLGGIDLLVNNAAIYGGMQIDMLLTVDWDYYRRFMAVNMDGALVCTRACWSHMAARGGGAVVNQSSTAAWLYAGFYGLAKVGVNGLTQQLAHELGGSGIRVNAIAPGPTDTEATRDVVPESIVRDLVKGLALKRQGTPDDMADMVLFLLSDEASWITGHIFNVDGGQVVRG, encoded by the coding sequence GTGACCGACCGCAACCGCCGCTTCGAGGAGAAGGTCGCCGTCGTCACCGGGGCGGCCCGGGGCATCGGCGAGACCTACGCCCGCCGCCTGGCCGCCGAGGGCGCTGTGGTGGTCGTGGCCGACATCGACGAGGACGGCGCCGGGGCGGTGGCCGAGGCCATCGAGGCCGACGGCGGACGGGCCCTGGGCGTCCGCGTCGACGTCTCCGACCCGGACTCGGCCGAGGCCATGGCCACCGCCGCCGTCGAGGACCTGGGCGGCATCGACCTGCTCGTGAACAACGCCGCCATCTACGGCGGGATGCAGATCGACATGCTCCTCACCGTCGACTGGGACTACTACCGCCGGTTCATGGCCGTGAACATGGACGGGGCCCTCGTCTGCACCCGGGCCTGCTGGTCGCACATGGCCGCCCGGGGCGGGGGCGCGGTGGTGAACCAGTCCTCCACCGCAGCGTGGCTGTACGCCGGGTTCTACGGCCTGGCCAAGGTGGGCGTGAACGGCCTCACCCAGCAGCTGGCCCACGAGCTCGGCGGCTCGGGCATCCGGGTCAACGCCATCGCCCCCGGGCCCACCGACACCGAGGCGACCCGCGACGTGGTGCCGGAGTCCATCGTCCGGGACCTGGTCAAGGGCCTGGCCCTGAAGCGCCAGGGCACGCCCGACGACATGGCCGACATGGTTCTCTTCCTCCTGTCCGACGAGGCCAGCTGGATCACCGGCCACATCTTCAACGTCGACGGCGGCCAGGTGGTGCGGGGCTGA
- a CDS encoding cytochrome P450, with the protein MTATETPTPVPPPTVSGDDGGTGHLEELRRDPLGLMARVREECGDAGTFRLAHEQVVLLTGPEANEAFFRAPDEDLDQAAAYPFMTPIFGEGVVFDAPPERRKEMLHNQALRDRFMRGHADTIAGEVGRMVASWGDEGEIDLLDWFAELTIYTSSACLIGHRFREQLDRRFAELYHDLEQGTDALAYVDAYAPGVESFRRRDEARLGLVALVQGIMDQRAAEGPPPDDERDLLDVLMSIKDDEGDDRFSADEVTGMFISMMFAGHHTTSGTAAWTLIELLRHPEEMAAVRGELDELFADASEVSYQALREIPRLEAAIKEALRLHPPLILVLRRATRDLDLAGHAIAEGSLVGASLSVSNRLPEAFPEPDAFRPERYLDPRNEDLENPWSWIPFGAGRHRCVGAAFALMQLKAIFCVLLEDWDLSLAQPPETYRNDHSKMVVQLAQPCAATYRRRAR; encoded by the coding sequence ATGACCGCCACCGAGACCCCCACCCCCGTCCCGCCACCCACCGTCTCCGGCGACGACGGCGGCACCGGCCACCTCGAGGAGCTCCGTCGCGACCCCCTCGGCCTCATGGCCCGGGTGCGGGAGGAGTGCGGCGACGCCGGCACCTTCCGCCTGGCCCACGAGCAGGTGGTCCTGCTCACCGGGCCGGAGGCCAACGAGGCCTTCTTCCGGGCCCCGGACGAGGACCTCGACCAGGCCGCCGCCTACCCGTTCATGACGCCGATCTTCGGAGAGGGCGTGGTGTTCGACGCGCCCCCGGAGCGACGCAAGGAGATGCTCCACAACCAGGCCCTGCGCGACAGGTTCATGCGGGGCCACGCCGACACCATCGCCGGCGAGGTGGGGCGGATGGTGGCGTCGTGGGGCGACGAGGGCGAGATCGACCTCCTCGACTGGTTCGCCGAGCTCACCATCTACACGTCGTCGGCCTGCCTCATCGGCCACCGCTTCCGCGAGCAGCTCGACCGCCGCTTCGCCGAGCTGTACCACGACCTCGAGCAGGGCACCGACGCCCTCGCCTACGTCGACGCCTACGCCCCCGGCGTGGAGTCGTTCCGCAGGCGCGACGAGGCCCGCCTCGGCCTGGTCGCCCTGGTGCAGGGGATCATGGACCAGCGCGCCGCCGAGGGGCCCCCACCCGACGACGAGCGCGACCTGCTCGACGTCCTCATGTCGATCAAGGACGACGAGGGCGACGACCGCTTCTCGGCCGACGAGGTCACCGGCATGTTCATCTCGATGATGTTCGCCGGGCACCACACCACCTCCGGCACCGCGGCGTGGACCCTCATCGAGCTCCTCCGCCACCCCGAGGAGATGGCGGCGGTGCGCGGCGAGCTCGACGAGCTCTTCGCCGACGCCTCGGAGGTCAGCTACCAGGCCCTGCGGGAGATCCCCCGGCTGGAGGCGGCCATCAAGGAGGCCCTCCGCCTCCACCCGCCCCTCATCCTCGTGCTGCGCCGGGCCACCCGCGACCTCGACCTGGCCGGCCACGCCATCGCCGAGGGCAGCCTGGTGGGCGCCTCGCTGTCGGTGTCGAACCGCCTGCCCGAGGCCTTCCCCGAGCCCGACGCCTTCCGCCCCGAGCGCTACCTCGACCCCCGCAACGAGGACCTCGAGAACCCGTGGAGCTGGATCCCCTTCGGGGCCGGACGCCACCGCTGCGTGGGTGCCGCCTTCGCCCTCATGCAGCTCAAGGCCATCTTCTGCGTGCTGCTCGAGGACTGGGACCTCTCGCTGGCCCAGCCGCCCGAGACCTACCGCAACGACCACTCCAAGATGGTCGTGCAGCTGGCCCAGCCGTGCGCCGCCACCTACCGCCGGCGGGCCCGCTGA
- a CDS encoding ferredoxin has product MGWRVVVDEDLCQGHGVCEGEAPEVFEVSKKGDLTVLAERPPDAQRGPVEAAVKYCPTHALSIQED; this is encoded by the coding sequence ATGGGGTGGCGCGTCGTCGTGGACGAGGACCTGTGCCAGGGCCACGGCGTCTGCGAGGGGGAGGCCCCCGAGGTCTTCGAGGTGTCCAAGAAGGGCGACCTCACCGTCCTCGCCGAGCGCCCCCCGGACGCCCAGCGGGGCCCGGTCGAGGCGGCCGTGAAGTACTGCCCCACCCACGCCCTGTCCATCCAGGAGGACTGA
- a CDS encoding TetR/AcrR family transcriptional regulator produces MSSDVAGRAAASPSRAPVRRHLSERQADTVDRLTDAAVEEVRGTGYEGLTVRNVARRAGVAPATAYTYFASKDHLVAEVFWRRLQRQAAPDPDRRRGPAARVAAAIEEMAHVVTDEPELSAACTTALLAGDPDVARLREQIGAEMAERLRTALGDDGDAAVLDALSLSLSGAMLQAGMGYFPHAELSSRMASVAELVLGSR; encoded by the coding sequence ATGTCCAGTGACGTCGCCGGTCGCGCCGCAGCGTCGCCGTCGCGTGCGCCCGTGCGGCGGCACCTGAGCGAGCGCCAGGCCGACACCGTCGACCGCCTGACCGACGCCGCGGTGGAGGAGGTGCGGGGCACCGGCTACGAGGGCCTGACCGTCCGCAACGTGGCCCGGCGGGCCGGGGTGGCCCCGGCCACCGCCTACACCTACTTCGCCTCCAAGGACCACCTGGTGGCCGAGGTGTTCTGGCGCCGCCTCCAGCGCCAGGCCGCCCCCGACCCCGACCGGCGCCGGGGGCCGGCCGCCCGGGTCGCGGCTGCGATCGAGGAGATGGCCCACGTGGTCACCGACGAGCCCGAGCTGTCGGCGGCCTGCACCACCGCCCTCCTGGCGGGCGACCCCGACGTGGCCCGCCTGCGCGAGCAGATCGGGGCCGAGATGGCCGAGCGGCTGCGCACGGCGCTCGGCGACGACGGCGACGCCGCCGTGCTCGACGCCCTGTCCCTGTCGCTGTCGGGGGCCATGTTGCAGGCGGGCATGGGCTACTTCCCCCACGCCGAGCTCTCCTCGCGCATGGCCAGCGTCGCCGAGCTGGTGCTGGGCTCGCGATGA
- a CDS encoding cytochrome P450 produces the protein MSTAVAPGPVTYDPYAYAIHEDPYPTYARLRAEAPVYRSEEHGFWALSRHVDVIEGFRDTGAYSSAHGVSLDPAASGPHAHRTMSFLAMDPPRHGRMRGLVSRGFTPRRVLDLEPRIREIATGYIDEALERGSFDLVADLAGKLPMDVISELVGVPPEDRAELRRLSDLLVHREDGVMDVPQAGVEAALHLAGYYAEMIASRRAQRTDDLTSALIDAELDGDRLSDDDITSFLFLMVVAGNETTTKLLGNAWYWAWRNPDERAKPFADPARVPEWVEETLRYDTSSQMLARVATTDLTVRGTTIPAGDRVLLLVGSANRDEDVFPDPDRYGIGRDTGDLASFGFGRHFCLGASLARLEARVCLEELVRRVADYDVDPDGIERVHSVNVRGLAALPTTVTPR, from the coding sequence ATGAGCACCGCCGTGGCCCCCGGGCCGGTCACCTACGACCCCTACGCCTACGCCATCCACGAGGACCCCTACCCCACCTACGCCCGCCTGCGGGCCGAGGCGCCGGTGTACCGCAGCGAGGAGCACGGCTTCTGGGCCCTGTCCCGCCACGTCGACGTCATCGAAGGGTTCCGCGACACCGGGGCGTACTCCTCGGCCCACGGGGTCTCCCTCGACCCCGCGGCGTCGGGGCCCCACGCCCACAGGACCATGTCGTTCCTGGCCATGGACCCGCCCCGGCACGGCCGCATGCGCGGCCTGGTCTCGCGGGGCTTCACACCCCGGCGGGTGCTCGACCTCGAGCCCCGCATCCGGGAGATCGCCACCGGCTACATCGACGAGGCCCTCGAGCGGGGCTCGTTCGACCTGGTGGCCGACCTGGCCGGCAAGCTGCCCATGGACGTGATCTCCGAGCTCGTCGGGGTCCCGCCCGAGGACCGGGCCGAGCTGCGCCGCCTCTCCGACCTCCTCGTGCACCGCGAGGACGGCGTGATGGACGTGCCCCAGGCGGGGGTGGAGGCGGCCCTCCACCTGGCCGGCTACTACGCCGAGATGATCGCCTCCCGTCGGGCGCAGCGGACCGACGACCTCACCTCGGCGCTCATCGACGCCGAGCTCGACGGCGACCGGCTCTCCGACGACGACATCACCAGCTTCCTGTTCCTCATGGTCGTGGCCGGCAACGAGACCACCACCAAGCTGCTCGGCAACGCCTGGTACTGGGCCTGGCGCAACCCCGACGAGCGGGCCAAGCCCTTCGCCGACCCTGCGCGGGTGCCGGAGTGGGTGGAGGAGACCCTCCGCTACGACACCTCGAGCCAGATGCTGGCCCGGGTGGCGACCACCGACCTCACCGTGCGGGGCACCACCATCCCCGCCGGCGACCGGGTCCTCCTGCTGGTGGGGTCGGCCAACCGCGACGAGGACGTGTTCCCCGACCCCGACCGCTACGGCATCGGGCGCGACACGGGCGACCTGGCCAGCTTCGGCTTCGGACGCCACTTCTGCCTGGGCGCGTCGCTGGCCCGGCTCGAGGCCCGGGTCTGCCTCGAGGAGCTGGTCCGCCGGGTCGCCGACTACGACGTCGACCCCGACGGCATCGAGCGGGTCCACAGCGTCAACGTCCGGGGCCTGGCCGCCCTCCCCACCACCGTCACCCCCCGCTGA
- a CDS encoding aldehyde dehydrogenase, producing the protein MSLRDEGLDVLLVDGELRPAASGATFATVDPATEEVLGSAADAAGEDMDAAIAAARRAFDGSSWSTDVDRRVRCLRQLRDALQAHGEEMRGLTTSEVGAPTFLTHGPQYDLPVADLGIAADIAESYEWRTDLGQAAPLGIASRRWLLREPAGVVGAVTPWNFPHQINLAKLGPALAAGCTVVLKAAPDTPWAASAVGRIIATETDIPPGVVNVVTSSDHALGAQLSTDPRVDVVSFTGSTATGRKVMAAASDSLKKVFLELGGKSAFVVLDDADVAAACGMAAFTVCTHAGQGCAITTRLLLPRARFDEGVDAVVAAMAGLGAGDPWDPGTICGPLISARQRDRVEGYLALAREEGGSFACGGGRPPDRDTGFFVEPTLVVGLGNDARVAREEIFGPVLVAIPHDGDDDAVALANDSDYGLSGSVYAGDPDRAWAAARRMRTGTVSVNGGLWYGGDVPFGGYKQSGVGREMGVLGFEEYTEAKSVAEPA; encoded by the coding sequence GTGAGCCTGCGCGACGAGGGGCTCGACGTCCTGCTGGTCGACGGCGAGCTGCGCCCCGCGGCCTCGGGTGCGACCTTCGCGACCGTCGACCCGGCCACCGAGGAGGTCCTCGGCTCCGCCGCCGACGCCGCCGGCGAGGACATGGACGCGGCGATCGCCGCCGCCCGTCGGGCCTTCGACGGGTCGTCCTGGTCCACCGACGTCGACCGGCGCGTGCGGTGCCTGCGCCAGCTGCGCGACGCCCTCCAGGCCCACGGCGAGGAGATGCGGGGCCTCACCACCTCCGAGGTCGGGGCGCCCACGTTCCTGACCCACGGCCCCCAGTACGACCTGCCCGTCGCCGACCTCGGCATCGCCGCCGACATCGCCGAGTCCTACGAGTGGCGCACCGACCTGGGCCAGGCCGCGCCCCTCGGCATCGCCTCCCGGCGCTGGCTGCTGCGCGAGCCCGCCGGGGTCGTCGGTGCGGTCACGCCGTGGAACTTCCCCCACCAGATCAACCTGGCCAAGCTGGGCCCGGCGCTGGCCGCGGGGTGCACCGTCGTGCTCAAGGCCGCGCCGGACACGCCCTGGGCCGCCAGCGCGGTGGGGCGCATCATCGCCACCGAGACCGACATCCCGCCCGGCGTCGTCAACGTCGTCACCTCCTCCGACCACGCCCTCGGGGCCCAGCTCTCCACCGACCCCCGCGTCGACGTGGTGTCGTTCACCGGCTCGACGGCCACGGGCCGGAAGGTGATGGCCGCCGCCTCCGACTCGCTGAAGAAGGTCTTCCTCGAGCTCGGGGGCAAGTCGGCCTTCGTCGTGCTCGACGACGCCGACGTGGCCGCCGCCTGCGGCATGGCCGCCTTCACGGTGTGCACCCACGCCGGCCAGGGCTGCGCCATCACCACCCGCCTGCTGCTGCCCCGGGCTCGCTTCGACGAGGGCGTCGACGCGGTGGTGGCCGCCATGGCCGGCCTCGGTGCGGGCGACCCGTGGGACCCGGGGACGATCTGCGGGCCGCTGATCTCGGCCCGCCAGCGGGACCGGGTCGAGGGCTACCTGGCCCTGGCCCGCGAGGAGGGCGGCTCCTTCGCCTGCGGCGGCGGCCGTCCACCGGACCGAGACACGGGGTTCTTCGTCGAGCCCACGCTCGTCGTCGGCCTCGGCAACGACGCCCGCGTGGCCCGGGAGGAGATCTTCGGGCCGGTGCTCGTGGCCATCCCCCACGACGGCGACGACGACGCCGTGGCCCTCGCCAACGACTCCGACTACGGGCTCTCGGGCTCGGTGTACGCCGGCGACCCCGATCGAGCCTGGGCCGCGGCCCGCCGCATGCGCACCGGGACGGTGAGCGTCAACGGCGGGCTCTGGTACGGCGGCGACGTGCCCTTCGGCGGCTACAAGCAGTCCGGCGTCGGGCGGGAGATGGGCGTCCTCGGCTTCGAGGAGTACACCGAGGCCAAGTCGGTGGCCGAGCCCGCATGA
- a CDS encoding YybH family protein: MTAYPRAEMEGMVERWLQANRDAEAAGDWRPMAELYTPDATYGWNYGPETTFMAVGREEIRELALGNEMAGLDGWEYPYEEILIDEAKGQVVGFWRQLATATRPDGSRYEVQGIGGSWFRYGGDHMWSWQRDWFDFGNAAACYLEMMSADVLSDGMKARMETSMKGPQPGYYHPVATAPVGLWDRPA; the protein is encoded by the coding sequence ATGACTGCGTACCCCCGAGCCGAGATGGAGGGGATGGTCGAGCGCTGGCTCCAGGCCAACCGCGACGCCGAGGCCGCCGGCGACTGGCGGCCCATGGCCGAGCTCTACACCCCCGACGCCACCTACGGCTGGAACTACGGGCCGGAGACGACCTTCATGGCCGTGGGTCGGGAGGAGATCCGCGAGCTGGCCCTCGGCAACGAGATGGCCGGCCTCGACGGCTGGGAGTACCCCTACGAGGAGATCCTCATCGACGAGGCCAAGGGCCAGGTCGTGGGCTTCTGGCGCCAGCTGGCCACCGCCACCCGCCCCGACGGGTCACGCTACGAGGTGCAGGGCATCGGGGGCTCGTGGTTCCGCTACGGCGGCGACCACATGTGGTCCTGGCAGCGCGACTGGTTCGACTTCGGCAACGCGGCCGCCTGCTACCTGGAGATGATGAGCGCGGACGTCCTCTCCGACGGGATGAAGGCGCGCATGGAGACCTCCATGAAGGGCCCCCAGCCCGGCTACTACCACCCCGTGGCGACCGCCCCGGTGGGCCTCTGGGACCGACCGGCGTGA
- a CDS encoding enoyl-CoA hydratase/isomerase family protein, which yields MTAPVLRTVDEGAVRTLVLDRPAARNAFDVALYTALAGALDEARAEDAVHVVVLTGAGGVFSAGQDLEEMVALATGTAPEGAEHGFRSLLAAVEAFDKPLLAAVDGAGVGIGFTLLAHCDLVWVSDRARLRVPFAEMGVPPEAASSVLLPTRMGRQQAARVLLTGDWVGAEEAVALGLAVAVVPADDLAATVAAEAARIAAHPLAGLRAVAGLLRAGEADAVGAARAREEAAFAELLAGFSRPEGA from the coding sequence GTGACCGCACCGGTCCTGCGCACCGTCGACGAGGGAGCCGTCCGCACCCTCGTGCTCGACCGCCCCGCGGCGCGCAACGCCTTCGACGTGGCCCTCTACACGGCCCTGGCCGGTGCCCTGGACGAGGCCCGGGCCGAGGACGCCGTGCACGTGGTGGTGCTCACCGGTGCGGGCGGCGTGTTCTCGGCCGGGCAGGACCTCGAGGAGATGGTCGCCCTGGCGACGGGGACCGCCCCCGAGGGGGCCGAGCACGGCTTCCGGTCGCTGCTCGCCGCGGTCGAGGCCTTCGACAAGCCCCTGCTGGCCGCGGTCGACGGCGCCGGGGTGGGCATCGGCTTCACCCTGCTGGCCCACTGCGACCTGGTGTGGGTGTCGGACCGGGCCCGGCTGCGGGTGCCCTTCGCCGAGATGGGCGTGCCCCCGGAGGCGGCCAGCAGCGTGCTGCTCCCCACCCGCATGGGCCGCCAGCAGGCGGCCCGGGTGCTGCTGACCGGCGACTGGGTCGGCGCCGAGGAGGCCGTCGCCCTGGGGCTGGCCGTCGCCGTGGTGCCGGCCGACGACCTGGCGGCCACCGTGGCCGCCGAGGCCGCCCGCATCGCCGCCCACCCGCTGGCCGGGCTGCGCGCCGTGGCCGGCCTCCTGCGGGCGGGTGAGGCCGACGCCGTCGGTGCGGCGCGGGCCCGGGAGGAGGCCGCCTTCGCCGAGCTCCTGGCCGGCTTCAGCCGGCCCGAGGGCGCCTAG
- a CDS encoding SDR family oxidoreductase, with product MPRFDPHPERRPAVVTGASSGIGAAVALRLGALGHPVVLGARRVDRCEEVAGKVRAEGGEAVALPLDLTDGASVDDFTAAAEAEHGPIEVVVSNAGDVLPQTTLATPPEDFTRQVQVNLLGAQRLVAGLAPAMVARGRGDVVFVTSDVVRVPRPRMAAYVTSKAGLEAMARVLQMELEGSGVRVGIVRPGPSSTEQGTTWTEEVVVETVDEWTRWGLLRHGGYLRPDDVAGAVVAMATTPRGTHLTLVEVEPEAPPTPHPPVAPGG from the coding sequence ATGCCGCGCTTCGACCCCCACCCCGAGCGGCGGCCCGCGGTGGTCACGGGCGCGTCGTCGGGCATCGGCGCGGCCGTCGCCCTGCGCCTCGGCGCCCTCGGGCACCCGGTGGTGCTCGGCGCCCGGCGGGTCGACCGCTGCGAGGAGGTGGCCGGCAAGGTCCGGGCCGAGGGGGGAGAGGCCGTGGCCCTGCCGCTCGACCTCACCGACGGCGCCTCCGTCGACGACTTCACCGCCGCGGCCGAGGCCGAGCACGGCCCGATCGAGGTCGTCGTCAGCAACGCCGGCGACGTCCTGCCCCAGACCACCCTCGCCACCCCGCCCGAGGACTTCACCCGCCAGGTCCAGGTCAACCTGCTCGGCGCCCAGCGCCTGGTGGCCGGGCTGGCCCCGGCCATGGTCGCACGGGGGCGCGGCGACGTGGTGTTCGTGACCTCCGACGTGGTGCGGGTGCCCCGGCCCCGGATGGCCGCCTACGTCACCTCCAAGGCCGGCCTCGAGGCCATGGCCCGCGTGCTGCAGATGGAGCTGGAGGGCTCGGGGGTGCGCGTGGGCATCGTCCGCCCCGGCCCGTCCTCCACCGAGCAGGGCACCACCTGGACCGAGGAGGTCGTCGTGGAGACGGTCGACGAGTGGACCCGGTGGGGCCTGCTCCGCCACGGCGGCTACCTCCGCCCCGACGACGTCGCCGGGGCCGTCGTCGCCATGGCCACCACCCCCCGGGGCACCCACCTCACCCTCGTCGAGGTCGAGCCCGAGGCCCCGCCCACGCCCCACCCGCCCGTCGCGCCAGGAGGCTGA
- a CDS encoding cytochrome P450: MARCADHPTRDDVDFVSGAFWGRDPQEELRWVRENAPVYWDGRAWGISRYDDLKALSKDPATFSNAGGIRPGTGPIPMMIDMDDPAHLTRRKLVNKGFTPRRVREQEAAVRRACDQIIDDVCERGECDLVTDVAAWLPMIMIGDALGVAPEDRKQLLDWSDAMLSALTGDDDMAERAGEAFGGYTEFALATIADRREHPRDDLMSTLVHAEVDGDRLADDEVLHESLLILIGGDETTRHVISGGMYQVLTVPGARERLVADPDLMPLAVEEMLRWVSPIKNMARTATRDVELRGQVIAEGDELLLLYGSANRDAEAFAAPDTFDVGRTPNDHVAFGFGTHFCLGNSLARLELTCMVDHLLRRLPDLEVVDEGEPGSRPANFVSGYEHLPVRFTPTAPLG, encoded by the coding sequence ATGGCCCGCTGCGCCGACCACCCGACGAGGGACGACGTCGACTTCGTGTCCGGCGCCTTCTGGGGCCGCGACCCCCAGGAGGAGCTGCGCTGGGTCCGGGAGAACGCGCCCGTCTACTGGGACGGCCGGGCGTGGGGCATCAGCCGCTACGACGACCTGAAGGCGCTGTCGAAGGACCCGGCGACCTTCTCCAACGCGGGCGGCATCCGCCCCGGCACCGGGCCCATCCCGATGATGATCGACATGGACGACCCCGCCCACCTGACGCGGCGCAAGCTGGTCAACAAGGGCTTCACGCCCCGGCGGGTCCGCGAGCAGGAGGCCGCCGTGCGCCGGGCCTGCGACCAGATCATCGACGACGTCTGCGAGCGGGGGGAGTGCGACCTGGTCACCGACGTGGCCGCCTGGCTGCCGATGATCATGATCGGCGACGCCCTCGGCGTCGCCCCCGAGGACCGCAAGCAGCTGCTCGACTGGTCCGACGCCATGCTGTCGGCCCTCACCGGCGACGACGACATGGCCGAGCGGGCGGGCGAGGCCTTCGGCGGCTACACCGAGTTCGCCCTGGCCACCATCGCCGACCGCCGGGAGCACCCCCGCGACGACCTCATGTCGACGCTCGTCCACGCCGAGGTCGACGGCGACCGCCTGGCCGACGACGAGGTCCTCCACGAGTCGCTGCTGATCCTCATCGGCGGCGACGAGACCACGCGCCACGTGATCAGCGGGGGCATGTACCAGGTGCTCACCGTCCCGGGGGCCCGCGAGCGGCTGGTCGCCGACCCCGACCTGATGCCCCTGGCGGTCGAGGAGATGCTGCGCTGGGTGTCGCCCATCAAGAACATGGCCCGCACCGCCACCCGCGACGTCGAGCTGCGGGGCCAGGTCATCGCCGAGGGGGACGAGCTCCTGCTGCTCTACGGCTCGGCCAACCGCGACGCCGAGGCCTTCGCCGCCCCCGACACCTTCGACGTGGGCCGCACACCGAACGACCACGTGGCCTTCGGCTTCGGCACCCACTTCTGCCTGGGCAACAGCCTGGCCCGCCTGGAGCTCACCTGCATGGTCGACCACCTCCTGCGCCGCCTCCCCGACCTGGAGGTCGTCGACGAGGGCGAGCCCGGGTCCCGGCCGGCGAACTTCGTCTCGGGCTACGAGCACCTCCCGGTGCGCTTCACGCCCACCGCGCCCCTCGGCTGA
- a CDS encoding NAD(P)-dependent oxidoreductase, with the protein MADVERVGWVGLGNIGAPMARRLLDHEGGLVACDVVEAATAPFAEAGAATTTDPAEVTAAGATIVSVMVRDDAQVRDVVSALLPGAAPGTVIAVHSTIAAETAEELAAEVAVAGHHLVDAPVSGGAMGAATGRLAVMAGGEADAVERLRVPLARIADLVVRFGPAGAGTRAKIARNLVTFASFAAVAEAQALAAAAGLDLAALGDVVRHSDAVTGGPGSVMIRSATGPLAPDDGLRPIFEHTRSLGEKDLALAVAMGEALDVATPVASSALDLLAAGLGVPHEED; encoded by the coding sequence ATGGCCGACGTCGAGAGGGTCGGGTGGGTCGGCCTCGGCAACATCGGCGCGCCCATGGCCCGCCGGCTGCTCGACCACGAGGGCGGGCTGGTCGCCTGCGACGTGGTCGAGGCCGCCACCGCCCCCTTCGCCGAGGCGGGCGCGGCCACCACGACCGACCCGGCCGAGGTCACCGCGGCCGGGGCCACGATCGTCTCGGTCATGGTGCGCGACGACGCGCAGGTCCGCGACGTGGTCAGCGCCCTGCTCCCGGGGGCCGCCCCCGGCACGGTGATCGCGGTGCACTCGACCATCGCCGCCGAGACGGCCGAGGAGCTGGCCGCGGAGGTGGCCGTCGCCGGGCACCACCTCGTCGACGCCCCGGTGAGCGGGGGCGCCATGGGTGCCGCCACCGGACGTCTCGCGGTGATGGCGGGCGGCGAGGCCGACGCGGTCGAGCGCCTCCGGGTCCCCCTCGCCCGCATCGCCGACCTCGTCGTGCGCTTCGGCCCCGCGGGGGCCGGGACCCGGGCCAAGATCGCCCGCAACCTGGTGACCTTCGCCTCCTTCGCTGCGGTGGCCGAGGCCCAGGCCCTGGCCGCGGCGGCGGGCCTCGACCTGGCCGCCCTGGGCGACGTCGTGCGCCACTCCGACGCGGTCACCGGCGGACCCGGCTCGGTCATGATCCGGTCCGCGACCGGCCCCCTCGCCCCCGACGACGGCCTGCGACCGATCTTCGAGCACACCCGCAGCCTGGGCGAGAAGGACCTGGCCCTGGCCGTGGCCATGGGTGAGGCCCTCGACGTGGCCACGCCCGTGGCATCATCCGCGCTCGACCTCCTGGCCGCCGGCCTCGGGGTCCCCCACGAGGAGGACTGA
- a CDS encoding TadE family protein, whose translation MDAPGGFAGAGRPRRGRGRDRQGGASIIEFALIAPILFAILFGVIDYGLVLKDDIGVEQGVREAARQGTVASFGSRTSCSNGTLPSGTKTEMKKLVCLTKARSGVPDADIRVAIRFDPTGGGSAANAYPAGTGSPPVGNGLVICAITPMESTTGFFSTLMDGRYVRSKVNMRIEKAAGTAQTQTQETDPSGEAWSWCTP comes from the coding sequence ATGGACGCACCAGGGGGGTTCGCAGGCGCAGGACGCCCTCGTCGCGGCCGGGGACGGGACCGCCAGGGGGGCGCCTCCATCATCGAGTTCGCCCTCATCGCGCCGATCCTCTTCGCCATCCTCTTCGGCGTCATCGACTACGGCCTGGTCCTGAAGGACGACATCGGCGTCGAGCAGGGGGTGCGGGAGGCCGCCCGCCAGGGCACCGTCGCCTCCTTCGGCTCCCGGACCTCGTGCAGCAACGGCACCCTCCCGTCGGGCACCAAGACGGAGATGAAGAAGCTGGTGTGCCTGACCAAGGCCCGTAGCGGCGTCCCCGACGCCGACATCCGGGTGGCGATCCGCTTCGACCCGACCGGAGGCGGGAGCGCGGCCAACGCCTACCCGGCGGGGACCGGGAGCCCCCCGGTGGGCAACGGGTTGGTGATCTGTGCCATCACCCCCATGGAGAGCACCACCGGGTTCTTCTCGACCCTCATGGACGGCCGCTACGTGCGCAGCAAGGTGAACATGCGCATCGAGAAGGCGGCGGGCACGGCCCAGACCCAGACCCAGGAGACCGACCCGAGCGGTGAGGCGTGGTCGTGGTGCACGCCGTGA